In the Dioscorea cayenensis subsp. rotundata cultivar TDr96_F1 chromosome 12, TDr96_F1_v2_PseudoChromosome.rev07_lg8_w22 25.fasta, whole genome shotgun sequence genome, one interval contains:
- the LOC120273627 gene encoding cysteine-tryptophan domain-containing zinc finger protein 7-like isoform X1 yields the protein MEENELEEGEACSGHEGEALTSGKDLVNLSYIDEKLHDVLGHFQKDFEGGVSAENLGAMFGGYGSFLPMYQRSPSVWCQPRSPPNASSHNGSRSPENTLCEGARQTQLVSTCASINKTSATSVAPSFDKSCKTDFRTGAISAGETVTRHDSFNKLVNGSDQKTLKVRIKVGQESISARDNAAIYSGLGLDISPSSSLEDSPCGSEGLSTELRVAPDESPMTIIQIMTCFPVPGGYLLSPLPDNLLYLSKKEKSFLNNFKSGKLSMSIPENCAVLADLTTSSRDVKGLQKKVKILEKNGRAMDVKNSSCKDDISLILKREIDIETQDGQEIVSDALNITILSDTTGVEEKEDRLFVGESTKGSKMFDLPLDPNKLSAKGRVCSSELVKDGQRELMENTGNIGVAVSVDEITHSKGKMNLKTSITEKVLEEKNFSNDKRASSDVRNEDKSKNEKCYGTKVDFDEARWKKDFVIGSIEAPKENMVQKANLYEQDAEMMFQAGDRPSEGRGKQKKSQTNGIPSVESTKRNPKTHSSKSKEKKSSSHLRKVDYMESKSKDSKFENDHPGSFSKESHIDAEDMKTVDNRSRLQHAKDKLTEREHDYEDPLLTLSEKTKERPVVKKADNLPISEEVCAQQVAPLTLSIPGSDAVAVSNAPVLIKENWVCCDRCQKWRLLPYGANPDLLPKKWQCNMLNWLQPGMNRCNISEEETTKALNALYQMPVPQSNTSLNGVPNVAASNTILPDPHHLSHALDNNVNSAGAIGKKKHKLKDQANPVNDSASLLISSSAKKNQLASFKSRSLNDVNHPLDSNMPSKVVLEHVSKSTDFSSDKQNLKHKEKDRILGRHSDGGANFCGFIFSGDYGERVGKHSKSKSKREVDQEGLTTTKRFKRDGSHHIGEDKHSEHNSVRHAVLITDDGLPTSASQHSMQKYNGFASFNEVNGDSESNLPTLTKRTKVQSHSLPNGEAREHVSVLNMEKSVSDFGKKRKTKNWQESQDHLANIDSSERPVDSKAAAKDTFSENEMKREKKLKVSKSEVDESSTSKVDGRLEKKGCTTKILLSGGVQHSTYEMEKSGLAGKDSQIEQYQVNTVSRPALDGVESLKKDLAYPQTSAAATSSSSKISGSRKSRGNLQEVRGSPVESVSSSPYRNSNLEKPFPSRRKSGGKDDAGFSVIGSPKNCSDGEADDGNDHPELRNNKDSAQRRSVEGRRSMDSRGLVSLRQTYDNEDKEAQATDGIHLKLFGDTHDDSSPTEFEETNLVNNGVNTSNHLYKCQPLDEDHTKMNNRYLANGSVQRKSVKSSSTRSRDNQSSKSSNDKGKIKVSNSYTEQGGLFSSKNEDNCQDNVHNSSDWTNYPKDLRDEHHSCQKDREDHSLKKELKAQVSSGGIKGVHTDHAVLGNLEVNGFCMSDKHHKDLSSRVAASGASCSKFGSLDNSQQVSLVDERNLFDRSEILVGRGKSQSTMSLRDKQENQTYGSQAALTSIKAVKSEGFLGDATNGDALKVVKPRKPDEQIGAQHGSLRQATPNRLEPRSPSRRDGHSYASVLKEARDLKHTANRLKSEGLELESTGLYFQAALKFLYYAFLLEPNAENARHGDGTQSMQMYSDTARLCEFCAHEYERCKQMAAASLAYKCVEVAYMKVSYLKHASVSKDRHELQAALQMVVPGESPSSSASDVDNLNNQGTLDKGTAGKGVSSPQVAGNHVVAARNRPSFVRLLNYANETVSAFDASKKMHIVFAAACSGADRNGSGCLVSVRNVLDFNFHNVERLLQLIRLAMESISCL from the exons GGTGCACGTCAGACCCAATTGGTTTCCACTTGTGCATCTATTAACAAAACTAGCGCAACATCTGTAGCACCATCATTTGATAAGTCATGCAAGACAGATTTCAGAACGGGGGCAATCAGTGCTGGAGAGACTGTTACCCGGCATGATTCATTTAATAAACTAGTCAATGGGAGTGATCAGAAAACATTGAAGGTTCGCATTAAAGTGGGTCAAGAGAGTATTTCAGCTAGAGATAATGCTGCTATTTATAGTGGTCTTGGCCTTGATATATCTCCATCATCATCCCTGGAGGACAGCCCTTGTGGGAGTGAAGGGCTTTCTACTGAACTTAGAGTTGCACCCGATGAATCTCCAATGACCATCATCCAG ATCATGACATGCTTTCCAGTTCCTGGGGGATATTTACTTTCACCTCTTCCTGATAACCTGTTGTATTTGTCAAAAAAGGAGAAGTCCTTTCTTAACAACTTCAAGTCAGGCAAGCTGTCTATGAGCATCCCAGAAAATTGTGCTGTTCTTGCTGATCTTACCACATCATCAAGAGATGTAAAAGGTCTGCAAAAGAAAGTGAAAATACTGGAGAAGAATGGTAGGGCTATGGATGTGAAGAATTCAAGTTGCAAAGATGATATAAGCTTAATTTTGAAGAGGGAAATTGACATTGAAACCCAAGATGGCCAAGAGATCGTCTCTGATGCGTTGAATATAACGATTCTGTCTGATACAACAGGtgttgaagaaaaagaagataggCTATTTGTTGGTGAATCCACAAAAGGTTCCAAAATGTTTGATCTTCCTTTGGACCCCAATAAACTTTCTGCAAAGGGTAGAGTATGCTCATCAGAGTTAGTGAAGGATGGCCAAAGAGAGTTGATGGAAAACACTGGGAATATTGGAGTTGCTGTCTCAGTAGATGAAATCACCCATTCAAAAGGTAAAATGAACCTTAAAACAAGCATCACAGAGAAGGtccttgaagaaaaaaatttcagcaATGACAAGAGGGCCTCATCTGATGTTCGAAATGAAGAcaaaagtaaaaatgaaaaatgttatGGGACTaaagttgattttgatgaagCTAGGTGGAAGAAGGATTTTGTTATTGGATCCATTGAAGCTCCCAAGGAAAACATGGTCCAAAAAGCCAATTTATATGAGCAAGATGCAGAAATGATGTTTCAGGCTGGGGACCGCCCCTCTGAAGGTAGAGGAAAACAGAAGAAAAGTCAAACCAATGGCATACCATCTGTCGAGTCCACAAAAAGAAACCCTAAGACTCACTCTTCAAAatccaaagaaaagaagagcAGTTCACATTTGAGGAAGGTAGATTATATGGAGAGTAAGTCTAAAGATTCAAAGTTTGAAAATGACCACCCTGGGAGTTTCAGTAAAGAGTCTCACATAGATGCGGAAGACATGAAGACAGTGGATAACAGATCTAGGCTGCAACATGCGAAAGATAAACTGACAGAAAGAGAACATGATTATGAGGATCCTCTCTTGACATTAAGTGAAAAGACAAAAGAGAGGCCTGTGGTTAAGAAGGCGGACAATCTGCCTATTTCAGAAGAAGTTTGTGCTCAGCAAGTTGCCCCTTTGACATTGAGCATACCAGGGTCAGATGCAGTTGCAGTGTCCAATGCTCCGGTTCTTATAAAAGAAAACTGGGTCTGTTGTGACAGATGCCAGAAATGGCGTCTTTTACCATATGGGGCAAATCCTGATCTTTTGCCCAAGAAATGGCAATGCAATATGCTAAACTGgct GCAACCTGGAATGAACAGATGTAACATCAGTGAAGAGGAAACAACAAAAGCTCTAAATGCTCTCTACCAGATGCCTGTTCCTCAAAGCAACACTAGTCTGAATGGTGTTCCTAATGTTGCTGCTTCAAATACGATTTTGCCTGATCCACATCATCTCAGCCATGCTCTTGATAATAATGTGAATAGTGCGGGTGCTATTGGTAAGAAAAAGCATAAACTGAAGGATCAGGCAAATCCAGTTAATGATTCAGCTTCCCTTCTGATTTCATCTTCTGCAAAAAAGAACCAACTGGCTTCTTTCAAGAGCAGAAGCTTAAATGATGTTAACCATCCATTGGACTCTAACATGCCAAGCAAAGTTGTCCTTGAGCATGTGAGCAAGTCAACCGACTTTAGTTCTGATAAACAGAATCTCAAGCACAAGGAGAAGGACCGGATCTTGGGACGACATTCAGATGGAGGTG CCAATTTCTGTGGTTTTATTTTCTCAGGTGACTATGGTGAACGCGTTGGTAAACACTCTAAATCAAAGAGCAAGAGGGAGGTTGATCAAGAGGGTCTTACAACAACTAAAAGATTCAAGAGAGATGGTTCCCATCATATCGGTGAGGATAAGCATTCTGAACACAACAGTGTGAGACATGCAGTTTTAATCACTGATGATGGTCTACCGACCAGTGCAAGCCAGCATAGCATGCAGAAGTACAACGGTTTTGCATCTTTTAATGAAGTAAATGGTGATTCAGAAAGCAATTTGCCTACTTTAACTAAGAGGACAAAAGTTCAATCTCACTCTTTACCCAATGGAGAAGCTAGAGAGCATGTTAGTGTCTTGAATATGGAAAAATCTGTATCAGACTTtggcaaaaagaggaaaaccaAGAACTGGCAAGAGAGTCAGGATCATCTGGCAAACATAGACAGCAGTGAGCGTCCAGTGGATAGCAAGGCAGCTGCGAAAGATACTTTCagtgaaaatgaaatgaagaggGAAAAGAAACTTAAAGTGTCAAAGTCAGAAGTAGATGAATCAAGTACAAGCAAGGTTGATGGTAGGTTGGAGAAAAAGGGTTGCACCACCAAAATCCTTTTGTCTGGTGGTGTTCAGCATTCAACTTATGAAATGGAGAAAAGTGGCCTTGCTGGGAAGGACAGCCAAATAGAACAATACCAAGTCAATACAGTATCCAGACCTGCTTTGGATGGTGTGGAATCCTTGAAGAAGGATTTGGCCTATCCACAGACCTCAGCTGCAGCTACTTCAAGCTCGTCAAAGATATCTGGTTCTCGTAAAAGTAGGGGCAACCTTCAGGAAGTGAGAGGTTCGCCAGTGGAATCAGTTTCCTCATCACCATACAGGAATTCTAATTTGGAGAAGCCTTTTCCTTCTAGGAGGAAGTCAGGGGGGAAAGATGATGCAGGTTTCTCTGTTATTGGGAGCCCCAAAAATTGTTCAGATGGTGAAGCTGATGATGGAAATGATCATCCTGAGCTGAGGAATAACAAGGATTCTGCACAACGAAGATCTGTTGAAGGTCGTAGATCTATGGATTCTAGGGGTTTAGTATCTTTGAGACAGACCTATGATAATGAGGACAAAGAAGCACAGGCCACAGATGGgatacatttaaaattatttgggGATACTCATGATGATTCCTCCCCTACCGAATTTGAAGAAACAAACTTGGTGAATAATGGTGTAAACACATCAAATCACCTGTACAAATGTCAACCTCTGGATGAAGACCATACTAAAATGAATAATCGCTACCTTGCAAATGGTTCTGTTCAACGGAAATCAGTTAAAAGCTCTTCTACTCGTTCCAGAGATAACCAGAGTTCCAAGTCTTCTAATGACAAGGGCAAGATCAAAGTGTCTAATTCCTATACTGAGCAAGGGGGGTTGTTTTCTTCCAAAAATGAGGATAATTGCCAAGACAATGTTCATAATTCTTCTGATTGGACAAATTACCCTAAAGATCTGAGGGATGAACATCACAGTTGTCAGAAGGACAGGGAGGATCATTCACTTAAGAAAGAACTAAAAGCACAAGTATCTTCAGGAGGTATAAAAGGTGTCCATACAGATCATGCAGTGTTAGGAAATCTGGAGGTAAATGGATTTTGCATGTCTGATAAACATCACAAGGACTTAAGCTCGAGAGTTGCTGCTTCAGGAGCTAGTTGCAGCAAGTTTGGTTCTCTAGATAATTCTCAACAGGTTTCCCTTGTAGATGAGAGGAATCTTTTTGATCGATCAGAAATACTGGTTGGGAGAGGGAAATCACAATCCACCATGTCTTTGAGAGATAAACAAGAAAATCAGACCTATGGTTCTCAAGCAGCTCTTACATCTATTAAGGCAGTCAAATCAGAAGGATTTCTTGGTGATGCAACAAATGGTGATGCATTGAAGGTGGTCAAACCAAGAAAACCTGATGAGCAGATTGGAGCTCAACATGGAAGTTTGAGGCAAGCCACACCTAACAGACTTGAGCCCCGAAGTCCAAGCAGGAGGGATGGCCATTCTTATGCTAGTGTGCTGAAAGAAGCCAGAGATTTGAAACATACTGCTAACCGGCTAAAG AGTGAGGGGCTTGAGCTTGAAAGTACCGGTCTATACTTTCAGGCAGCtttgaagtttttatattaTGCATTTTTATTGGAGCCAAATGCTGAAAATGCTCGACATGGGGATGGTACTCAGTCCATGCAGATGTACTCTGACACTGCACGGCTTTGCGA ATTTTGTGCTCATGAATATGAGAGGTGTAAACAAATGGCTGCTGCTTCCTTAGCTTACAAGTGTGTAGAAGTGGCATATATGAAGGTCTCATATTTGAAACATGCGAGTGTTAGCAAAGATCGACATGAATTGCAAGCAGCTCTGCAAATGGTTGTTCCAG GTGAATCCCCATCTTCTTCTGCTTCAGATGTAGATAACTTAAATAACCAGGGTACATTGGACAAGGGTACTGCAGGCAAGGGTGTAAGTTCTCCTCAGGTTGCTGGCAACCATGTTGTAGCTGCTCGCAACCGTCCCAGTTTCGTGCGGTTACTCAACTAT GCAAATGAAACGGTTAGTGCTTTTGATGCTTCAAAGAAGATGCACATTGTTTTTGCAGCTGCTTGTTCTGGCGCGGACAGGAATGGTTCTGGTTGCTTAGTTTCTGTGAGAAATGTTCTTGATTTCAACTTTCACAATGTTGAGAGACTACTGCAACTAATACGGTTAGCGATGGAGTCGATCAGTTGTTTATAG
- the LOC120273627 gene encoding cysteine-tryptophan domain-containing zinc finger protein 3-like isoform X4 — protein MFGGYGSFLPMYQRSPSVWCQPRSPPNASSHNGSRSPENTLCEGARQTQLVSTCASINKTSATSVAPSFDKSCKTDFRTGAISAGETVTRHDSFNKLVNGSDQKTLKVRIKVGQESISARDNAAIYSGLGLDISPSSSLEDSPCGSEGLSTELRVAPDESPMTIIQIMTCFPVPGGYLLSPLPDNLLYLSKKEKSFLNNFKSGKLSMSIPENCAVLADLTTSSRDVKGLQKKVKILEKNGRAMDVKNSSCKDDISLILKREIDIETQDGQEIVSDALNITILSDTTGVEEKEDRLFVGESTKGSKMFDLPLDPNKLSAKGRVCSSELVKDGQRELMENTGNIGVAVSVDEITHSKGKMNLKTSITEKVLEEKNFSNDKRASSDVRNEDKSKNEKCYGTKVDFDEARWKKDFVIGSIEAPKENMVQKANLYEQDAEMMFQAGDRPSEGRGKQKKSQTNGIPSVESTKRNPKTHSSKSKEKKSSSHLRKVDYMESKSKDSKFENDHPGSFSKESHIDAEDMKTVDNRSRLQHAKDKLTEREHDYEDPLLTLSEKTKERPVVKKADNLPISEEVCAQQVAPLTLSIPGSDAVAVSNAPVLIKENWVCCDRCQKWRLLPYGANPDLLPKKWQCNMLNWLQPGMNRCNISEEETTKALNALYQMPVPQSNTSLNGVPNVAASNTILPDPHHLSHALDNNVNSAGAIGKKKHKLKDQANPVNDSASLLISSSAKKNQLASFKSRSLNDVNHPLDSNMPSKVVLEHVSKSTDFSSDKQNLKHKEKDRILGRHSDGGANFCGFIFSGDYGERVGKHSKSKSKREVDQEGLTTTKRFKRDGSHHIGEDKHSEHNSVRHAVLITDDGLPTSASQHSMQKYNGFASFNEVNGDSESNLPTLTKRTKVQSHSLPNGEAREHVSVLNMEKSVSDFGKKRKTKNWQESQDHLANIDSSERPVDSKAAAKDTFSENEMKREKKLKVSKSEVDESSTSKVDGRLEKKGCTTKILLSGGVQHSTYEMEKSGLAGKDSQIEQYQVNTVSRPALDGVESLKKDLAYPQTSAAATSSSSKISGSRKSRGNLQEVRGSPVESVSSSPYRNSNLEKPFPSRRKSGGKDDAGFSVIGSPKNCSDGEADDGNDHPELRNNKDSAQRRSVEGRRSMDSRGLVSLRQTYDNEDKEAQATDGIHLKLFGDTHDDSSPTEFEETNLVNNGVNTSNHLYKCQPLDEDHTKMNNRYLANGSVQRKSVKSSSTRSRDNQSSKSSNDKGKIKVSNSYTEQGGLFSSKNEDNCQDNVHNSSDWTNYPKDLRDEHHSCQKDREDHSLKKELKAQVSSGGIKGVHTDHAVLGNLEVNGFCMSDKHHKDLSSRVAASGASCSKFGSLDNSQQVSLVDERNLFDRSEILVGRGKSQSTMSLRDKQENQTYGSQAALTSIKAVKSEGFLGDATNGDALKVVKPRKPDEQIGAQHGSLRQATPNRLEPRSPSRRDGHSYASVLKEARDLKHTANRLKSEGLELESTGLYFQAALKFLYYAFLLEPNAENARHGDGTQSMQMYSDTARLCEFCAHEYERCKQMAAASLAYKCVEVAYMKVSYLKHASVSKDRHELQAALQMVVPGESPSSSASDVDNLNNQGTLDKGTAGKGVSSPQVAGNHVVAARNRPSFVRLLNYANETVSAFDASKKMHIVFAAACSGADRNGSGCLVSVRNVLDFNFHNVERLLQLIRLAMESISCL, from the exons GGTGCACGTCAGACCCAATTGGTTTCCACTTGTGCATCTATTAACAAAACTAGCGCAACATCTGTAGCACCATCATTTGATAAGTCATGCAAGACAGATTTCAGAACGGGGGCAATCAGTGCTGGAGAGACTGTTACCCGGCATGATTCATTTAATAAACTAGTCAATGGGAGTGATCAGAAAACATTGAAGGTTCGCATTAAAGTGGGTCAAGAGAGTATTTCAGCTAGAGATAATGCTGCTATTTATAGTGGTCTTGGCCTTGATATATCTCCATCATCATCCCTGGAGGACAGCCCTTGTGGGAGTGAAGGGCTTTCTACTGAACTTAGAGTTGCACCCGATGAATCTCCAATGACCATCATCCAG ATCATGACATGCTTTCCAGTTCCTGGGGGATATTTACTTTCACCTCTTCCTGATAACCTGTTGTATTTGTCAAAAAAGGAGAAGTCCTTTCTTAACAACTTCAAGTCAGGCAAGCTGTCTATGAGCATCCCAGAAAATTGTGCTGTTCTTGCTGATCTTACCACATCATCAAGAGATGTAAAAGGTCTGCAAAAGAAAGTGAAAATACTGGAGAAGAATGGTAGGGCTATGGATGTGAAGAATTCAAGTTGCAAAGATGATATAAGCTTAATTTTGAAGAGGGAAATTGACATTGAAACCCAAGATGGCCAAGAGATCGTCTCTGATGCGTTGAATATAACGATTCTGTCTGATACAACAGGtgttgaagaaaaagaagataggCTATTTGTTGGTGAATCCACAAAAGGTTCCAAAATGTTTGATCTTCCTTTGGACCCCAATAAACTTTCTGCAAAGGGTAGAGTATGCTCATCAGAGTTAGTGAAGGATGGCCAAAGAGAGTTGATGGAAAACACTGGGAATATTGGAGTTGCTGTCTCAGTAGATGAAATCACCCATTCAAAAGGTAAAATGAACCTTAAAACAAGCATCACAGAGAAGGtccttgaagaaaaaaatttcagcaATGACAAGAGGGCCTCATCTGATGTTCGAAATGAAGAcaaaagtaaaaatgaaaaatgttatGGGACTaaagttgattttgatgaagCTAGGTGGAAGAAGGATTTTGTTATTGGATCCATTGAAGCTCCCAAGGAAAACATGGTCCAAAAAGCCAATTTATATGAGCAAGATGCAGAAATGATGTTTCAGGCTGGGGACCGCCCCTCTGAAGGTAGAGGAAAACAGAAGAAAAGTCAAACCAATGGCATACCATCTGTCGAGTCCACAAAAAGAAACCCTAAGACTCACTCTTCAAAatccaaagaaaagaagagcAGTTCACATTTGAGGAAGGTAGATTATATGGAGAGTAAGTCTAAAGATTCAAAGTTTGAAAATGACCACCCTGGGAGTTTCAGTAAAGAGTCTCACATAGATGCGGAAGACATGAAGACAGTGGATAACAGATCTAGGCTGCAACATGCGAAAGATAAACTGACAGAAAGAGAACATGATTATGAGGATCCTCTCTTGACATTAAGTGAAAAGACAAAAGAGAGGCCTGTGGTTAAGAAGGCGGACAATCTGCCTATTTCAGAAGAAGTTTGTGCTCAGCAAGTTGCCCCTTTGACATTGAGCATACCAGGGTCAGATGCAGTTGCAGTGTCCAATGCTCCGGTTCTTATAAAAGAAAACTGGGTCTGTTGTGACAGATGCCAGAAATGGCGTCTTTTACCATATGGGGCAAATCCTGATCTTTTGCCCAAGAAATGGCAATGCAATATGCTAAACTGgct GCAACCTGGAATGAACAGATGTAACATCAGTGAAGAGGAAACAACAAAAGCTCTAAATGCTCTCTACCAGATGCCTGTTCCTCAAAGCAACACTAGTCTGAATGGTGTTCCTAATGTTGCTGCTTCAAATACGATTTTGCCTGATCCACATCATCTCAGCCATGCTCTTGATAATAATGTGAATAGTGCGGGTGCTATTGGTAAGAAAAAGCATAAACTGAAGGATCAGGCAAATCCAGTTAATGATTCAGCTTCCCTTCTGATTTCATCTTCTGCAAAAAAGAACCAACTGGCTTCTTTCAAGAGCAGAAGCTTAAATGATGTTAACCATCCATTGGACTCTAACATGCCAAGCAAAGTTGTCCTTGAGCATGTGAGCAAGTCAACCGACTTTAGTTCTGATAAACAGAATCTCAAGCACAAGGAGAAGGACCGGATCTTGGGACGACATTCAGATGGAGGTG CCAATTTCTGTGGTTTTATTTTCTCAGGTGACTATGGTGAACGCGTTGGTAAACACTCTAAATCAAAGAGCAAGAGGGAGGTTGATCAAGAGGGTCTTACAACAACTAAAAGATTCAAGAGAGATGGTTCCCATCATATCGGTGAGGATAAGCATTCTGAACACAACAGTGTGAGACATGCAGTTTTAATCACTGATGATGGTCTACCGACCAGTGCAAGCCAGCATAGCATGCAGAAGTACAACGGTTTTGCATCTTTTAATGAAGTAAATGGTGATTCAGAAAGCAATTTGCCTACTTTAACTAAGAGGACAAAAGTTCAATCTCACTCTTTACCCAATGGAGAAGCTAGAGAGCATGTTAGTGTCTTGAATATGGAAAAATCTGTATCAGACTTtggcaaaaagaggaaaaccaAGAACTGGCAAGAGAGTCAGGATCATCTGGCAAACATAGACAGCAGTGAGCGTCCAGTGGATAGCAAGGCAGCTGCGAAAGATACTTTCagtgaaaatgaaatgaagaggGAAAAGAAACTTAAAGTGTCAAAGTCAGAAGTAGATGAATCAAGTACAAGCAAGGTTGATGGTAGGTTGGAGAAAAAGGGTTGCACCACCAAAATCCTTTTGTCTGGTGGTGTTCAGCATTCAACTTATGAAATGGAGAAAAGTGGCCTTGCTGGGAAGGACAGCCAAATAGAACAATACCAAGTCAATACAGTATCCAGACCTGCTTTGGATGGTGTGGAATCCTTGAAGAAGGATTTGGCCTATCCACAGACCTCAGCTGCAGCTACTTCAAGCTCGTCAAAGATATCTGGTTCTCGTAAAAGTAGGGGCAACCTTCAGGAAGTGAGAGGTTCGCCAGTGGAATCAGTTTCCTCATCACCATACAGGAATTCTAATTTGGAGAAGCCTTTTCCTTCTAGGAGGAAGTCAGGGGGGAAAGATGATGCAGGTTTCTCTGTTATTGGGAGCCCCAAAAATTGTTCAGATGGTGAAGCTGATGATGGAAATGATCATCCTGAGCTGAGGAATAACAAGGATTCTGCACAACGAAGATCTGTTGAAGGTCGTAGATCTATGGATTCTAGGGGTTTAGTATCTTTGAGACAGACCTATGATAATGAGGACAAAGAAGCACAGGCCACAGATGGgatacatttaaaattatttgggGATACTCATGATGATTCCTCCCCTACCGAATTTGAAGAAACAAACTTGGTGAATAATGGTGTAAACACATCAAATCACCTGTACAAATGTCAACCTCTGGATGAAGACCATACTAAAATGAATAATCGCTACCTTGCAAATGGTTCTGTTCAACGGAAATCAGTTAAAAGCTCTTCTACTCGTTCCAGAGATAACCAGAGTTCCAAGTCTTCTAATGACAAGGGCAAGATCAAAGTGTCTAATTCCTATACTGAGCAAGGGGGGTTGTTTTCTTCCAAAAATGAGGATAATTGCCAAGACAATGTTCATAATTCTTCTGATTGGACAAATTACCCTAAAGATCTGAGGGATGAACATCACAGTTGTCAGAAGGACAGGGAGGATCATTCACTTAAGAAAGAACTAAAAGCACAAGTATCTTCAGGAGGTATAAAAGGTGTCCATACAGATCATGCAGTGTTAGGAAATCTGGAGGTAAATGGATTTTGCATGTCTGATAAACATCACAAGGACTTAAGCTCGAGAGTTGCTGCTTCAGGAGCTAGTTGCAGCAAGTTTGGTTCTCTAGATAATTCTCAACAGGTTTCCCTTGTAGATGAGAGGAATCTTTTTGATCGATCAGAAATACTGGTTGGGAGAGGGAAATCACAATCCACCATGTCTTTGAGAGATAAACAAGAAAATCAGACCTATGGTTCTCAAGCAGCTCTTACATCTATTAAGGCAGTCAAATCAGAAGGATTTCTTGGTGATGCAACAAATGGTGATGCATTGAAGGTGGTCAAACCAAGAAAACCTGATGAGCAGATTGGAGCTCAACATGGAAGTTTGAGGCAAGCCACACCTAACAGACTTGAGCCCCGAAGTCCAAGCAGGAGGGATGGCCATTCTTATGCTAGTGTGCTGAAAGAAGCCAGAGATTTGAAACATACTGCTAACCGGCTAAAG AGTGAGGGGCTTGAGCTTGAAAGTACCGGTCTATACTTTCAGGCAGCtttgaagtttttatattaTGCATTTTTATTGGAGCCAAATGCTGAAAATGCTCGACATGGGGATGGTACTCAGTCCATGCAGATGTACTCTGACACTGCACGGCTTTGCGA ATTTTGTGCTCATGAATATGAGAGGTGTAAACAAATGGCTGCTGCTTCCTTAGCTTACAAGTGTGTAGAAGTGGCATATATGAAGGTCTCATATTTGAAACATGCGAGTGTTAGCAAAGATCGACATGAATTGCAAGCAGCTCTGCAAATGGTTGTTCCAG GTGAATCCCCATCTTCTTCTGCTTCAGATGTAGATAACTTAAATAACCAGGGTACATTGGACAAGGGTACTGCAGGCAAGGGTGTAAGTTCTCCTCAGGTTGCTGGCAACCATGTTGTAGCTGCTCGCAACCGTCCCAGTTTCGTGCGGTTACTCAACTAT GCAAATGAAACGGTTAGTGCTTTTGATGCTTCAAAGAAGATGCACATTGTTTTTGCAGCTGCTTGTTCTGGCGCGGACAGGAATGGTTCTGGTTGCTTAGTTTCTGTGAGAAATGTTCTTGATTTCAACTTTCACAATGTTGAGAGACTACTGCAACTAATACGGTTAGCGATGGAGTCGATCAGTTGTTTATAG